In the Festucalex cinctus isolate MCC-2025b chromosome 10, RoL_Fcin_1.0, whole genome shotgun sequence genome, one interval contains:
- the slco2a1 gene encoding solute carrier organic anion transporter family member 2A1 isoform X2: protein MRTTVHAEHTQTRTVHLTSIQQRREETHRRTMMFHSIKVFVLCHGLLQFSQLLYSSYFKSTLSTVEKRYGLSSYSAGTLSSLHEVSNCVLIVFLSYFGNRVHRPRVIGVGGLLMSISAMMLALTHFLSRPYEYDSVLLNRQDICDLQRNSSASESCGRDESGRLADTHTLWMLMAAAQLLFGVGSVPMQPFGISYIDDFAAPGNSPLYIAILFAVSVFGPAFGFLLCSAMLRIYVDVDKVTSDGGVDQALRPGDPRWVGAWWMGLLITSACLALASLPYFFFPRSMPSEGRMIGRESNVDFKKPHVSLSDFLKMFPRMFFHLLLSPFFLVLILAQCCFSSVIAGLTTFLSKFLERQYSASAVYSTMLVGAVNIPAVAVGMLVGGVIMKRTGMSLKNIPRFSVLMLSVSTLMCVPLFFMGCSTHKVSQVNHYQIGKSPSMCYANCSCPSSAFNPVCGSDNVEYISPCHAGCTNFTKSPDNAHAVQLYTNCRCISGSQGHARPSPCPNQCPHFLLPVMLVLSAGALIACLTHNPMYMMLLRSVASEEKSFAIGVQFLLMRLLAWLPAPALFGMAIDTSCIWWKRVCGAKFSCGYYDNDVLRNRYLGLLVGYKVMGVALLAILGWKVLRTQEYSLEKRPDGTL, encoded by the exons ATGCGCACCACGGTACAcgctgaacacacacaaacacgcacggtTCATTTGACTTCAATCCAGCAAAGACGTGAAGAGACGCACAGGAGGACCATGATGTTCCACAGCATTAAG GTGTTCGTGCTTTGTCACGGCCTGCTGCAGTTCTCCCAGCTGCTGTACAGCTCCTACTTCAAGAGCACGCTCAGCACGGTGGAGAAGCGCTACGGCCTCAGCAGCTACTCCGCGGGAACCCTGTCCTCCCTGCACGAG GTGAGCAACTGCGTGTTGATCGTGTTCCTGAGCTACTTTGGGAATCGTGTGCACCGCCCTCGCGTCATCGGCGTCGGCGGACTGTTGATGTCCATCAGCGCCATGATGCTCGCCCTGACACATTTCCTGTCACGGCCGTATGAATACGACTCGGTGCTACTGA ATCGTCAGGACATTTGCGACCTGCAGAGGAACTCCAGCGCCTCCGAGTCGTGCGGCAGGGACGAGAGCGGGCGATTGGCCGACACGCACACCCTGTGGATGCTCATGGCCGCCGCCCAGCTGCTGTTTGGGGTTGGCTCGGTGCCCATGCAACCTTTTGGCATCTCCTACATCGACGACTTCGCTGCGCCCGGGAATTCTCCACTCTACATAG CCATCTTGTTTGCCGTTTCTGTGTTTGGGCCCGCCTTTGGCTTCCTGTTGTGCTCTGCGATGCTTCGTATCTACGTGGACGTGGACAAAGTCACTTCAG aTGGGGGCGTGGATCAGGCGCTGAGACCGGGCGACCCCCGCTGGGTGGGCGCCTGGTGGATGGGCCTCCTGATCACGTCGGCATGCCTGGCGCTCGCCTCCCTGCCGTACTTCTTCTTCCCCCGCAGCATGCCTTCAGAGGGGCGG ATGATTGGAAGGGAATCCAACGTGGACTTCAAGAAGCCTCACGTCTCTTTGTCTGACTTCTTGAAAA TGTTTCCCAGGATGTTCTTCCACCTGCTGCTGAGTCCCTTCTTCCTGGTCCTGATCTTGGCCCAGTGCTGCTTCTCCTCGGTGATCGCCGGCCTCACCACCTTCCTCAGCAAGTTCCTGGAGCGCCAGTACAGTGCTTCCGCCGTCTACAGCACCATGCTGGTCG GTGCCGTCAATATTCCGGCCGTGGCGGTGGGCATGCTGGTGGGCGGCGTCATCATGAAGCGGACGGGAATGTCCCTGAAGAACATCCCTCGCTTCTCCGTGCTCATGCTGAGCGTCTCCACGCTGATGTGCGTGCCACTCTTCTTCATGGGATGCTCCACGCACAAAGTGTCCCAAGTCAATCACTACCAGATCGGAAA GTCTCCGTCCATGTGCTACGCCAACTGCTCATGTCCCTCTAGCGCCTTTAACCCAGTGTGTGGCTCCGATAACGTGGAGTACATCTCTCCGTGCCACGCCGGCTGCACCAACTTCACCAAAAGTCCGGACAATGCACACGCCGTCCAG ctgtacACCAACTGCAGGTGCATATCGGGCAGCCAGGGTCACGCACGGCCGTCGCCCTGCCCCAACCAGTGCCCCCACTTCCTGCTGCCTGTCATGCTGGTGCTGTCGGCGGGGGCGCTGATCGCCTGCCTCACCCACAACCCCATGTACATGATGCTGCTCAG GAGTGTAGCATCAGAGGAGAAATCTTTTGCGATCGGAGTTCAGTTTCTCCTCATGAGGCTTTTAG CGTGGCTTCCGGCTCCAGCGCTGTTCGGCATGGCCATCGACACCTCATGCATCTGGTGGAAGCGCGTGTGCGGCGCCAAGTTCAGCTGCGGTTACTACGACAACGACGTCTTAAGAAACCG gtaCCTGGGCTTGCTGGTTGGCTACAAGGTGATGGGTGTGGCGCTACTGGCCATCCTGGGCTGGAAAGTGCTGCGAACGCAGGAGTACAGTCTGGAGAAAAGGCCCGATGGCACGCTATAA
- the slco2a1 gene encoding solute carrier organic anion transporter family member 2A1 isoform X1 — MRTTVHAEHTQTRTVHLTSIQQRREETHRRTMMFHSIKVFVLCHGLLQFSQLLYSSYFKSTLSTVEKRYGLSSYSAGTLSSLHEVSNCVLIVFLSYFGNRVHRPRVIGVGGLLMSISAMMLALTHFLSRPYEYDSVLLNRQDICDLQRNSSASESCGRDESGRLADTHTLWMLMAAAQLLFGVGSVPMQPFGISYIDDFAAPGNSPLYIAILFAVSVFGPAFGFLLCSAMLRIYVDVDKVTSDGGVDQALRPGDPRWVGAWWMGLLITSACLALASLPYFFFPRSMPSEGRMIGRESNVDFKKPHVSLSDFLKMFPRMFFHLLLSPFFLVLILAQCCFSSVIAGLTTFLSKFLERQYSASAVYSTMLVGAVNIPAVAVGMLVGGVIMKRTGMSLKNIPRFSVLMLSVSTLMCVPLFFMGCSTHKVSQVNHYQIGKYGSPSMCYANCSCPSSAFNPVCGSDNVEYISPCHAGCTNFTKSPDNAHAVQLYTNCRCISGSQGHARPSPCPNQCPHFLLPVMLVLSAGALIACLTHNPMYMMLLRSVASEEKSFAIGVQFLLMRLLAWLPAPALFGMAIDTSCIWWKRVCGAKFSCGYYDNDVLRNRYLGLLVGYKVMGVALLAILGWKVLRTQEYSLEKRPDGTL; from the exons ATGCGCACCACGGTACAcgctgaacacacacaaacacgcacggtTCATTTGACTTCAATCCAGCAAAGACGTGAAGAGACGCACAGGAGGACCATGATGTTCCACAGCATTAAG GTGTTCGTGCTTTGTCACGGCCTGCTGCAGTTCTCCCAGCTGCTGTACAGCTCCTACTTCAAGAGCACGCTCAGCACGGTGGAGAAGCGCTACGGCCTCAGCAGCTACTCCGCGGGAACCCTGTCCTCCCTGCACGAG GTGAGCAACTGCGTGTTGATCGTGTTCCTGAGCTACTTTGGGAATCGTGTGCACCGCCCTCGCGTCATCGGCGTCGGCGGACTGTTGATGTCCATCAGCGCCATGATGCTCGCCCTGACACATTTCCTGTCACGGCCGTATGAATACGACTCGGTGCTACTGA ATCGTCAGGACATTTGCGACCTGCAGAGGAACTCCAGCGCCTCCGAGTCGTGCGGCAGGGACGAGAGCGGGCGATTGGCCGACACGCACACCCTGTGGATGCTCATGGCCGCCGCCCAGCTGCTGTTTGGGGTTGGCTCGGTGCCCATGCAACCTTTTGGCATCTCCTACATCGACGACTTCGCTGCGCCCGGGAATTCTCCACTCTACATAG CCATCTTGTTTGCCGTTTCTGTGTTTGGGCCCGCCTTTGGCTTCCTGTTGTGCTCTGCGATGCTTCGTATCTACGTGGACGTGGACAAAGTCACTTCAG aTGGGGGCGTGGATCAGGCGCTGAGACCGGGCGACCCCCGCTGGGTGGGCGCCTGGTGGATGGGCCTCCTGATCACGTCGGCATGCCTGGCGCTCGCCTCCCTGCCGTACTTCTTCTTCCCCCGCAGCATGCCTTCAGAGGGGCGG ATGATTGGAAGGGAATCCAACGTGGACTTCAAGAAGCCTCACGTCTCTTTGTCTGACTTCTTGAAAA TGTTTCCCAGGATGTTCTTCCACCTGCTGCTGAGTCCCTTCTTCCTGGTCCTGATCTTGGCCCAGTGCTGCTTCTCCTCGGTGATCGCCGGCCTCACCACCTTCCTCAGCAAGTTCCTGGAGCGCCAGTACAGTGCTTCCGCCGTCTACAGCACCATGCTGGTCG GTGCCGTCAATATTCCGGCCGTGGCGGTGGGCATGCTGGTGGGCGGCGTCATCATGAAGCGGACGGGAATGTCCCTGAAGAACATCCCTCGCTTCTCCGTGCTCATGCTGAGCGTCTCCACGCTGATGTGCGTGCCACTCTTCTTCATGGGATGCTCCACGCACAAAGTGTCCCAAGTCAATCACTACCAGATCGGAAAGTACGG GTCTCCGTCCATGTGCTACGCCAACTGCTCATGTCCCTCTAGCGCCTTTAACCCAGTGTGTGGCTCCGATAACGTGGAGTACATCTCTCCGTGCCACGCCGGCTGCACCAACTTCACCAAAAGTCCGGACAATGCACACGCCGTCCAG ctgtacACCAACTGCAGGTGCATATCGGGCAGCCAGGGTCACGCACGGCCGTCGCCCTGCCCCAACCAGTGCCCCCACTTCCTGCTGCCTGTCATGCTGGTGCTGTCGGCGGGGGCGCTGATCGCCTGCCTCACCCACAACCCCATGTACATGATGCTGCTCAG GAGTGTAGCATCAGAGGAGAAATCTTTTGCGATCGGAGTTCAGTTTCTCCTCATGAGGCTTTTAG CGTGGCTTCCGGCTCCAGCGCTGTTCGGCATGGCCATCGACACCTCATGCATCTGGTGGAAGCGCGTGTGCGGCGCCAAGTTCAGCTGCGGTTACTACGACAACGACGTCTTAAGAAACCG gtaCCTGGGCTTGCTGGTTGGCTACAAGGTGATGGGTGTGGCGCTACTGGCCATCCTGGGCTGGAAAGTGCTGCGAACGCAGGAGTACAGTCTGGAGAAAAGGCCCGATGGCACGCTATAA